The genomic window GGAGCTGCGTAGGAGCACCTGCCCCACGCTCAGCCGCCCGGCGGGGCTATGCCCCCTGCCGGACGAGCGCAGCGGGGAGCGACCGGAGGCGAGTTGGGACCCGACTTGAGGCATCAAGTTGGGCGAGCCGAAGGGAGCGGGGCAGGAGCGGACGAAGCGGCGTAGGCTCGGACCCACGGACCGGAAGGTCGTTGTTCGACAGCCTGAGGTAATGAATTGCCTCAGCTACTCCCCGTCCATCGGGGACAGTAGATCCCGAAGCTCCCACCCAACCGCCTTGGCCAACCGTTCCATGTTATCGATGGATACGTTTCGTTCGCCGCGTTCGACGGAGCCCACATAGGTGCGATGGAGTTCCGAGAGCTCGGCCAAGCCTTCCTGAGAAAGTCGGCACTGAAGTCGAGCCCTTCGTAGATTGGAGGCGAAGAGCAAGCGTGCTGTGGAGTGGCTGCGCTTTGTTGGCACCAGCCATCGTTTGCCTTATGATGACTTTGGATCTACAGACTTAAAGTAGCATTTCCCAAATGAGGGCAATCTCGGCAATGAAATAAGGGAATCCATCCAGGTTCAGCAGAGAAGGACAGCGTGAAAGGACAAACCAGAAGGATGGTTGCCAACCTAGGCTGCCGGCTTCCCCCTCTCATGTTCCGACTTTCTACGCTTCGTTCATCACCCGGCCGCAGGCTGGAGCAGGTCAACTCCATTCGTCAGTTACCAAACCCATGCAGAGCAACCTTCTCAAGAGCATGACAACCCCGCTGTGATTACCGTCCTTGTTTCCAATAGGAGATGCGATGAACCTTCGTTGTTTTTTGGCTACTTGCTTGGTGGCCCTTTCCGTTTTTGGGCAAGAAGTGCAACCGGCTTTTGACTACCACCAAGTAATCAAGCTCGACCTGTCCAAATTTGAGGTTCCTGGTCCTTCGCGCCCAACCAAGGGGCGACGAGTAGGTGTGGGGTCGGTGGTCATCAATGTGGAAGGGCTCAATGACGAACTTCTGCGTGGCCACTGGGTGAAATATTATTTCCGGGAAATCACAGATCACCCTGATGTCTTTCAACCTGGCCTTCAGCGTGTTTTATCAGGCCTGCTTACAAAATTAGGCATGGAAGTTGTGCCGAAGGAAGATGCACCGGTGATTGTTGACCTCTATTTTCACCTCTACTTAGGTCGAAAAGGTGTACAACCCGAGGGCCATCGTTCCGAAAATGGTTCTACTTGGTTGTTTCCAACTGCCAAAAAAGTAAGCTATGACGCGACCATGGCCATTAAAGCAAAGACGGCACTAGCCTCTTATCTCCAAGCGGATAATGCTCAAATAGGTGCGGTTGATGTTTATATTTCACAATCAATCGAGCCATCCATTGGAGGTGGATTCACTTCACTTTATAAGGCCTACCCAGGAACAGAATTGATGAAATTCCCTCAATTCATATCAGCAGTGAATGCCTCTCTGGAAAATCTTGTACGAAAGGGCACGACCAAATTGGTGGAGCGAATGGATGAGGAGCGAGTCGACGATATGTGGCGGGGGCTTGCCAATCGAAAATAAGGCAACGGCCTAAAGATTTCGTCAACTCGCACCTCGGCATCCCCTCTGTTGCCACGAGAAGAATGTAGACATTCTTCTCGTGGATTTTGTTTGTCGTTACTGCATCAAAGGACGCCCTCCCTAAAGCTTGTTGGAACTGGTATGGGCCTGAGGCAAGCCCATCAACGGGAGAAGCCCTTTGGTCCAGCAGGAGGCTGGCGTGGCTGATTCTCGATGGAATCACGCACACGGTTGTCTTCCAGTTCCGGTTCAAGACTGCTGGCCCGGCGCCAACGATCGCCGAAGGGTGCTCGGCTTTTGGCCCGATCTTCTCTCTCAATGTCTGCGTGGGGGTCGCCAATTTTTTGGGCCAGAGCCTCTGACAACTCGACCAGTCTTTTCCACCCACTGCGAACCAGGCTCAGTCGGTTATCCAACCATCCAGCAAACCCCTGCTCCTGAGGCAAAGGATCACTATTTTCATGTAGGTTATAGGCTTCGCGAATCGCATCATCGGCGGCCCAATAGGCCTCACCCCGATCCTCGTGACTTCCATGGGCCAGACTCGTCTCAGCCAACCTCTCGACCCGAGCAGGTAGTTCATCTGGAAGGCATGGGGTGAGACGCATGGACCATGAGTCATCGTTAGCATGTATCAGAGACTTTTCAGGCTCGGGAGAGAGCTTCAGCCGTGTACGAAGGGTGAACCATCTCGTTAGCTTTGGCAGATATACAAGGGCTAAGGCTCGCAAGGATCTGGAGGCCAAAGGCGGTAGAGACACTGGTGATATAGAGCCCCCCAACCCCAGAGCCTGGCTTGCTTCGGATGCAATGGATCGCTGTCTCCTAACAACGTGATGGTCGAAAGAGGAAGTGGATGCATCCCGTCCAGGTCCACCATGTAGGCCGGGATTAGGGCCATCGGGTTCTCCAGGTATGTGAGTAACGCTTCCGGAACTGCCTCGATCAAGATGGGCCCCATCCGAGTTCCCAACACAAAGATCCGGCGTTCGTCCAGGTATGGCAGCGGCCTCGGCACTCCCGGGAACTCCAAGCCTTTGGGCATTAGGCCAGGCAGATGAACCCATTTGGGGATCTTCCCGTGGGCCTCGCCAGTCTCCCAGATCTTCCTCCTTGCCTCGCGCATTAAATCCGCGACCGTGCCCTTCCAGGTTTCCCACGCCGGGAGATGGTTCCATCTCCCTGGAGGAGGGAGCCCCAGCCACTCTTCCTCCCAGCTCGGGACTTGGCTCGGTGATTCGAGTCGCTCGAGACGACCATGGGGCGATTGAATTTCCAGCGCCTTCATCCTTGATTCTCCGTATGTGCTGATTGGCCCGATCAAGGGCGGTATCCGGACTGATCGCTGTCAGATCAAGGGCCGGGTCATATTTAAGAACCTTCGCGAGGTTGGCAAAGCCGTACGGTTTGCCGAGGTCTGAACCCTTCATGAGTTCTCCTTCAAATTCGAATGTAATACCTGTGATGCGTGCGCCCCGGATGTTTAGAGAGGCACTGCCGCCACGTGCTCGAAATTCCTCTAAGAATCGAGGGAAAGGACGAACGCCCCAACATTCGTTTGCGGCTTCAATGGATTGGTCCACAACCAACCGAATCTTCTGTTTGATTGTCGGTAGTCCGGTCCGTTCGGCGAGGGCACGTTCCTTCCCGCGGGGACGTGTTGAGTTCAAGCGTTCCTTCTGGTGGATTCGGCCCGACCGGGTGGGACTGGCCACGGGCTCCAATCCGAATTGTTCTTCGAGAACCCTTAATGCACCTTCGATCTTGCGGAAATCCCGTAGGACTTCCCTCGCGAGGGATCCGTCGGCACGAATGCGACTGGCGACGATATGGATATGCTCGTGGGGCTGATCATGGTGTTGGATCACACAATAGCTATCCCACCCCATTTCCTGAACAACTCGCTGAGCCACTAGCAACCACTCTTCCATCGAAAGATGCTCGCCCGGTCGAAGCGAGATCGAGAGGTGGCGGACAGGCTTTTGGATGGCCCTACGGAGTCTTGATATGGCTTCCAGCTCTCGCCGTAGGTCGGCAATTGACTCGCCAGCCAACGTGCCACCAAGAAGTGTGGCTCGTTCCATCCCGGAGGCTGTTTTTCGGAACAGGTAACTCAGCAGAGGGCCAAACCCATTACCTTTCGTGAGTTTTCCGATCATGTCGAAGTTCCTCCTGTACCCGAAGGAGGAGCTCCCTAATATTCCAGAGCTCTACCAGGATTCCGTCCGATGATGACGACTCCCCGGAATTGAGATTTCGGGCGATCTGGTTGAGGTTGTTACCGACTCGGCCAAGTTCTTGAGCGAATTCCCGGTCGATCATTGGTGGGGGAATCTGCCCAAGTAACAGATTTCGGCCAAGGGAAGACAGGCTGGTGTTGTGATTCTTGGCGGCGTTCCTGAGTTGGACATGTTCAGCGCCGGTCAGACGAACCGTGAGTATCACAGCCCG from Geothrix sp. includes these protein-coding regions:
- a CDS encoding helix-turn-helix transcriptional regulator — protein: MPTKRSHSTARLLFASNLRRARLQCRLSQEGLAELSELHRTYVGSVERGERNVSIDNMERLAKAVGWELRDLLSPMDGE
- a CDS encoding relaxase/mobilization nuclease domain-containing protein, giving the protein MIGKLTKGNGFGPLLSYLFRKTASGMERATLLGGTLAGESIADLRRELEAISRLRRAIQKPVRHLSISLRPGEHLSMEEWLLVAQRVVQEMGWDSYCVIQHHDQPHEHIHIVASRIRADGSLAREVLRDFRKIEGALRVLEEQFGLEPVASPTRSGRIHQKERLNSTRPRGKERALAERTGLPTIKQKIRLVVDQSIEAANECWGVRPFPRFLEEFRARGGSASLNIRGARITGITFEFEGELMKGSDLGKPYGFANLAKVLKYDPALDLTAISPDTALDRANQHIRRIKDEGAGNSIAPWSSRATRITEPSPELGGRVAGAPSSREMEPSPGVGNLEGHGRGFNARGKEEDLGDWRGPREDPQMGSSAWPNAQRLGVPGSAEAAAIPGRTPDLCVGNSDGAHLDRGSSGSVTHIPGEPDGPNPGLHGGPGRDASTSSFDHHVVRRQRSIASEASQALGLGGSISPVSLPPLASRSLRALALVYLPKLTRWFTLRTRLKLSPEPEKSLIHANDDSWSMRLTPCLPDELPARVERLAETSLAHGSHEDRGEAYWAADDAIREAYNLHENSDPLPQEQGFAGWLDNRLSLVRSGWKRLVELSEALAQKIGDPHADIEREDRAKSRAPFGDRWRRASSLEPELEDNRVRDSIENQPRQPPAGPKGFSR
- the mobC gene encoding plasmid mobilization relaxosome protein MobC, which gives rise to MCAASNHRKQRVEEARRRAVILTVRLTGAEHVQLRNAAKNHNTSLSSLGRNLLLGQIPPPMIDREFAQELGRVGNNLNQIARNLNSGESSSSDGILVELWNIRELLLRVQEELRHDRKTHER